The following DNA comes from Enterocloster bolteae.
CGGTCCATGCGTCAAGGAGATGCCGGCCTTTGAGCGCCTGAAGGATGATTTTGGGGACAAAATCGGTATTATCGCGGTGAACTGCGGGGATGATGCCGGGACAGTGAAGGATTTTGTGGAGGAGAACGGATACACCTTCCCGGTAGTGCTGGATGAGGAGTATTCCATATCCATGCTGTATCCCACGAATTCCATTCCCTATACAGTGGTGGTGGACGCGGAGGGCAGGGTGACCCATATATCCACCGGTGCCCTGGATGCGGACACGATGTATGAGAGATATAAGGAAGCCCTTGGGGTGTAAGACAGGGAGCGTTGATATATGATGGATTGGTGCAGACAGAATAAGGTGGCGGTTATCCTTCTTGTTCTTGGCATAGTATTCCTGTGCACCGGAGCCGCCCAGGGAGGTTACCAGGATGCCTTCCGCAAGGCAGTGAGGGTGTGCCTGGAATGCATCGGAATCGGATAAGAGGGCAGCGGCAGAAGACTATGACCATGAGAGGGCAGCAGCAATGAAACGGCGTTTGATACAGCTTTGTGCGGCATTATTATATAATCTGAACCTGAAGGGATTTGCGGAGGCGTCCATCTATAAGGGAAGGTCAAAAGGACTGTGTGTTCCCGGACTGAACTGCTATTCATGCCCGGGAGCCGTCGGATCCTGTCCTTTAGGTACCCTGCAGAATGCCCTGTCCGCCATGGACAGGAAGCTTCCCTTCTATATATTGGGAGTTCTCCTGCTCTTTGGGGTTACCATGGGAAGGACCATATGCGGTTTCCTCTGTCCCTTTGGCCTGGTGCAGGAGCTTCTCTACAGGATACCTGTTCCCAAGATAAAAAAGAACCGTGTCACACAGGAGCTGTCCAAGGTGAAATATGTGATCCTGGCAGTGTTTGTCATTATACTGCCGGTGGTATTTAAGGCAGCCTCCGGCCTTCCTGTTCCTGCCTTTTGTAAGTACATATGTCCCGCGGGGACACTGGAGGGAGGAATTCCCCTGGTGCTTCTGGACGATTCCCTGAGCGGTCTGGCAGGGGCCCTCTTTCACTGGAAGGTTCTTGTGCTGGCAGTCATACTGGTAAGCGCCTGTTTTCTGTACAGAAGCTTTTGCCGCATCCTCTGTCCTCTGGGGGCCATCTATTCCCTGTTTGCCCCTGTGGCTTTGCTGGGGGTGAGGATTGACAGGGATACCTGCGTTGACTGCGGGCGCTGTGTGCGCACCTGTAAAATGGATGTCAGACAGGTGGGAGACAGGGAATGCATACAGTGCGGCGAATGTATGAAAGAATGTAATGTGGATGCCATTTATTGGAAGAAACCTTGGGATGTGAAGAGTAAGAAATAACAGAGCATAAGAGCAGGACGCTGTAAATAAGCTGTTAAAACAGCCTTGGCAGCGTCCTGTTTATGCGTTTCTATGCTGGTTTTGACCTGTTTCCGGGCAAAACAGGTCAATCTATATATTGAATTATCCCCGAAAATGTGGTATCGTTTTGAGTATATATGCAGAAAACTGCGGGTGAATACATTGGCACCGCATTGACGCTTTGATGCAATAAAACAAAGGGCGGATAAAATGACACAGACAGATATCATATTGGAAGTAAAAGATTTATGTGTGGAATTCAGGACAGCAGAGGGCACCGTTCAGGCGGTGGACCATCTGAGCTATGTATTACATAAGGGTGAAAAGCTGGGTATCGTAGGAGAGAGCGGAAGCGGCAAGAGTGTTTCTTCTCTGGGAATGATGCAGCTGATTCCCAACCCTCCGGGACAGATCACAGGAGGGGAGATTTTATACCTTGGAAGGGATTTGGTGAAGACCTCTGAGCGCGATATGCAGAAAATCAGGGGAAATGAAATTTCCATGATTTTCCAGGAACCAATGACCTCCTTAAATCCCATTATCAAGTGCGGTAAACAGATTGCGGAATCCCTGCGTCTGCACCGGGGCATGAAGAAAAAGGAAGCCATGGAGGAAGCCATCCGCATGATGAAAGCAGTGGGAATCGCCAATCCTGAGGTAAGGGCCCATGAGTATCCCCATCAGATGTCGGGAGGTATGAGGCAGCGTGTGATGATTGCCATGGCATTGGCCTGCCAGCCCCAGATACTG
Coding sequences within:
- a CDS encoding CD1871A family CXXC motif-containing protein encodes the protein MMDWCRQNKVAVILLVLGIVFLCTGAAQGGYQDAFRKAVRVCLECIGIG
- a CDS encoding 4Fe-4S binding protein; amino-acid sequence: MKRRLIQLCAALLYNLNLKGFAEASIYKGRSKGLCVPGLNCYSCPGAVGSCPLGTLQNALSAMDRKLPFYILGVLLLFGVTMGRTICGFLCPFGLVQELLYRIPVPKIKKNRVTQELSKVKYVILAVFVIILPVVFKAASGLPVPAFCKYICPAGTLEGGIPLVLLDDSLSGLAGALFHWKVLVLAVILVSACFLYRSFCRILCPLGAIYSLFAPVALLGVRIDRDTCVDCGRCVRTCKMDVRQVGDRECIQCGECMKECNVDAIYWKKPWDVKSKK
- a CDS encoding ABC transporter ATP-binding protein → MTQTDIILEVKDLCVEFRTAEGTVQAVDHLSYVLHKGEKLGIVGESGSGKSVSSLGMMQLIPNPPGQITGGEILYLGRDLVKTSERDMQKIRGNEISMIFQEPMTSLNPIIKCGKQIAESLRLHRGMKKKEAMEEAIRMMKAVGIANPEVRAHEYPHQMSGGMRQRVMIAMALACQPQILIADEPTTALDVTIQAQILDLIREMNEELHSSVLFITHDLGVVSELCDTVIVMYTGHIVEQAPAGELFRDPKHPYTIGLLNAIPVITKDRKPLSTIEGMVPNPTERIKGCSFWPRCPHATERCRTVSPPMKQLSEERKVRCWLFEDQAAGKEA